The following proteins are co-located in the Gossypium hirsutum isolate 1008001.06 chromosome A02, Gossypium_hirsutum_v2.1, whole genome shotgun sequence genome:
- the LOC121212126 gene encoding anthocyanidin 3-O-glucosyltransferase UFGT-like codes for MLTPNLVYSNYQCTAPPLPTWTGLWLYNNTVSCPYPSKLNLSRAAVMSKLVDTHVAVLAFPHGTHAAPLLAIINRLASASPKTLFSFFGTAQSNNSIFFSASQLTPPNVKAYNVDDGVPEGYVFVGKPQEDIELFMEAAPQNLRKAMELAVEETGRKVSCLVADAFFWFAKEIAVENGVPWVSFWTAGACSLSSHVYTDLIREKFGVGGIVGREDETLNFIPGMSKVRIRDLPEGIVFGNLESFFSRMLHRMGQVLTGAPHGGKLGLAKPLSVSSCNCDFNSFSLVGAILYEAIEMGAVPGISSILNSISLAEAN; via the exons ATGCTAACCCCCAATCTTGTATATTCAAATTATCAGTGTACGGCACCACCCTTACCAACCTGGACGGGCCTATGGCTATATAATAACACAGTTTCCTGCCCTTACCCATCCAAACTCAACCTTTCCCGCGCAGCAGTGATGTCAAAACTTGTTGATACCCATGTTGCTGTTCTCGCATTCCCTCACGGCACCCACGCTGCTCCACTCCTCGCCATCATCAACCGGCTAGCCTCGGCGTCCCCAAAGACCTTGTTTTCATTTTTCGGCACTGCACAATCCAACAACTCTATCTTCTTCTCCGCATCCCAACTAACACCACCGAACGTTAAAGCTTATAACGTAGACGATGGAGTACCTGAAGGCTATGTTTTCGTGGGGAAGCCTCAGGAGGACATCGAGTTGTTCATGGAAGCTGCACCCCAGAATCTGAGGAAGGCAATGGAACTGGCAGTGGAAGAGACTGGGAGGAAAGTTAGCTGCTTGGTTGCTGATGCTTTCTTTTGGTTTGCCAAAGAGATAGCGGTGGAGAATGGTGTGCCTTGGGTATCCTTTTGGACTGCAGGGGCTTGCTCCCTCTCTTCCCATGTTTATACTGATTTAATAAGGGAAAAATTTGGTGTTGGAG GCATCGTTGGGCGAGAAGATGAAACCCTCAACTTCATTCCTGGAATGTCTAAAGTACGAATCCGTGACTTGCCTGAAGGAATTGTCTTTGGAAACTTGGAATCATTCTTCTCGCGCATGCTGCATCGAATGGGCCAAGTTCT TACGGGAGCACCTCACGGTGGAAAGCTTGGCCTTGCAAAACCCTTGTCAGTCAGCTCTTGTAATTGTGATTTCAATTCTTTCAGTTTAGTTGGGGCTATCCTATATGAGGCAATAGAGATGGGTGCTGTTCCTGGCATTAGCTCAATTCTGAATTCCATTTCTCTAGCTGAGGCAAACTAG